One window from the genome of Bacteroidota bacterium encodes:
- a CDS encoding T9SS type A sorting domain-containing protein: MITFASSANTSSEAVPSVTVTVNISNVSALTATSVDVALNVGGTSATGGGVDYTFAPITLTWPANDSTPQTVTLTVVDDALFEGNETVKLDLLNPTNNATVGANGSYTLTIQDNDFQTLPIGTINTEDSLGVADSLGLKCWVHGVVYGGNLRPAGLQFTIIDGTGGIGVFRSAGNLGYTITETDSIKMLGTVAQFNGLTQMNVDSIVLLSTGNALKTPTLITALDESTESDLIIFKNAWVVNPAQWTGTGSGFNVDVTDGTNTMIMRIDADVDLYSQPVPVGMFHVCGLGNQFDSSNPYTSGYQFFPRYIADIKLLPVAALGPDTSFCDGGATVLGSNISGDTYLWSNGATTQTITVNAAGTYSVIVTDTTLNEMAYDTVSVSILPLPVAGFSVNSGANPSFVFTDNSTNTTSWFWDFGDGNTSTSASPTNVYANPGNYVVTLIATNACGSDTLTDSLSAIVGVQNSILSQVQLYPNPNNGEFVVEFDGNASSEMQLTVLDQLGRRIHSQKGGNRQTISLSLAPGMYMVEIANAEGKAFSRVIVR, from the coding sequence GGTCAACATCTCCAATGTCAGCGCATTGACTGCCACCTCCGTGGACGTGGCGCTCAACGTTGGCGGCACCTCCGCAACCGGCGGTGGCGTGGATTATACCTTCGCTCCGATCACACTGACATGGCCTGCCAACGATAGCACACCACAAACGGTGACGCTTACCGTGGTGGACGATGCGCTCTTCGAAGGCAACGAAACGGTCAAGCTCGACCTGCTCAATCCGACCAACAACGCCACGGTAGGCGCCAACGGCAGCTACACCTTGACGATCCAAGACAATGATTTCCAGACCTTGCCGATTGGCACGATCAACACCGAAGACAGCTTGGGTGTCGCGGATTCGCTGGGCCTGAAATGCTGGGTTCACGGCGTTGTCTATGGCGGCAACCTGCGTCCTGCAGGCCTGCAATTCACGATCATTGACGGCACGGGTGGCATCGGCGTTTTCCGCTCCGCGGGCAACCTCGGTTATACCATCACCGAAACCGACAGCATCAAAATGCTCGGTACCGTGGCCCAGTTTAACGGTTTGACCCAAATGAACGTGGACTCGATCGTGCTGCTGAGCACCGGCAATGCGCTCAAAACACCTACCCTGATCACGGCACTCGACGAAAGCACCGAAAGTGACTTGATCATCTTCAAAAATGCCTGGGTTGTCAATCCTGCACAGTGGACCGGCACCGGTTCAGGCTTCAACGTGGACGTCACCGACGGCACCAATACCATGATCATGCGCATTGACGCCGATGTGGATCTTTATTCGCAGCCGGTTCCGGTAGGCATGTTCCATGTTTGCGGATTGGGCAACCAATTTGACAGCAGCAACCCCTATACCTCCGGCTACCAGTTCTTCCCACGCTACATCGCCGACATCAAACTGCTTCCTGTTGCAGCCTTGGGTCCTGACACGTCCTTCTGTGACGGCGGCGCGACTGTATTGGGCAGCAACATCAGCGGCGACACATATCTTTGGAGCAACGGTGCCACCACGCAGACGATCACCGTCAATGCTGCAGGCACTTACAGCGTCATCGTGACCGACACCACGCTCAACGAAATGGCTTATGACACCGTTTCCGTGTCAATTCTGCCATTGCCTGTCGCAGGCTTTTCGGTGAATTCCGGTGCCAACCCATCGTTTGTCTTTACCGACAATTCCACCAACACCACTTCGTGGTTCTGGGATTTTGGCGATGGCAACACGAGCACGTCGGCAAGCCCAACCAACGTCTATGCCAATCCCGGCAACTACGTTGTAACCCTGATCGCAACGAACGCTTGCGGTTCCGATACGCTTACAGATTCGCTTTCTGCTATCGTCGGTGTACAAAACAGCATCTTGAGCCAAGTACAGCTTTACCCAAACCCGAACAACGGCGAATTTGTGGTGGAGTTTGATGGCAATGCCAGCAGCGAAATGCAGTTGACCGTGTTGGATCAATTGGGCCGCAGGATTCACAGCCAAAAAGGTGGTAACCGCCAAACCATTTCCTTGAGCCTCGCTCCAGGCATGTACATGGTGGAAATCGCCAATGCCGAAGGCAAAGCCTTCAGCCGTGTGATCGTGCGCTAA